One part of the uncultured Bacteroides sp. genome encodes these proteins:
- a CDS encoding DUF5009 domain-containing protein, whose product MNKRAYALDALRGYAIISMVLSGAIVFGILPGWMYHAQEQPPTHVFNPDLPGITWVDLVFPFFLFAMGAAFPFSVGKRIERGEKQIHLVWDAVKRGLQLTFFAIFIQHFYPWSLSNPEDMKSWLLSLTCFALLFPMFMRIPLKMPDWAHLVIKILAYVIASALLITTDYADGKIFNLAYSNIIILVLANMSVFGTLIYIFTANKRWVRIAILPFIMAVFLGSKVDGSWTQALFNFTPFPWMYNFMFLKYLFIVIPGSIAGEYLLEWMNNRNSGEIESQNVDRKIPIVLLFITVGLIVLNLCCLYSRFLVLNLIVSVIVIVIGYYLLRNADNYYSRLWKNLFIAGAYLLLLGLFFEAYEGGIKKDHSTYSYYFVTSGLAFMALLAFNIICDFYGYIRGTRFLVMSGQNPMIAYVTTNLFTVPLLSILGVYPLFSYFSVNPWLGFLRGVIITTIAVLITMFFTRIKWFWRT is encoded by the coding sequence ATGAATAAAAGAGCTTATGCTTTAGATGCCCTTCGTGGATATGCCATTATTTCAATGGTACTATCGGGTGCTATTGTTTTTGGAATACTTCCAGGTTGGATGTATCATGCCCAGGAACAACCTCCAACACATGTTTTTAATCCAGATCTGCCAGGTATTACATGGGTGGATTTGGTGTTCCCGTTTTTCCTTTTTGCAATGGGTGCAGCTTTCCCTTTTTCTGTTGGAAAAAGAATAGAAAGAGGAGAGAAACAAATTCATTTGGTTTGGGATGCTGTTAAGAGAGGATTGCAACTTACCTTCTTTGCTATTTTTATTCAGCATTTTTATCCATGGTCACTTAGTAATCCGGAAGACATGAAATCTTGGTTATTATCGCTCACTTGTTTCGCCTTGCTGTTCCCCATGTTTATGCGTATTCCTTTGAAAATGCCTGACTGGGCGCACTTAGTAATTAAAATACTGGCATATGTAATAGCATCGGCATTGTTGATTACTACAGACTATGCTGACGGAAAAATATTTAATCTGGCTTATAGTAACATTATTATTCTGGTATTGGCAAATATGTCTGTTTTCGGTACACTGATTTATATCTTTACAGCTAACAAAAGATGGGTGCGCATTGCTATTTTACCATTTATTATGGCTGTTTTTCTTGGAAGTAAAGTTGATGGATCGTGGACACAAGCTTTGTTTAACTTTACTCCTTTTCCATGGATGTACAATTTTATGTTTTTAAAATATCTGTTTATTGTTATTCCTGGTAGTATTGCCGGAGAATATCTGCTTGAATGGATGAACAATAGAAATAGCGGGGAGATAGAATCTCAGAATGTTGATCGTAAAATTCCTATAGTTCTATTGTTTATTACCGTAGGACTCATTGTGCTCAATCTTTGTTGTCTATACAGCAGATTTCTTGTACTTAATCTTATTGTTTCTGTAATTGTAATAGTGATAGGTTATTACTTGCTTAGAAATGCTGACAATTATTATAGTAGACTATGGAAGAACTTATTTATAGCTGGTGCTTACTTGCTGCTTTTGGGACTTTTCTTCGAAGCTTATGAAGGAGGTATCAAAAAAGACCATTCCACCTATAGTTATTATTTTGTAACTTCCGGACTTGCATTTATGGCCTTGCTGGCATTCAATATTATTTGTGACTTTTATGGATACATCCGTGGAACGAGGTTCCTGGTTATGTCTGGCCAGAATCCAATGATTGCTTATGTAACAACGAATCTTTTCACAGTTCCATTATTAAGTATTCTTGGAGTGTATCCTTTATTCTCATATTTTTCGGTTAACCCCTGGTTAGGTTTTCTAAGAGGTGTGATTATTACCACAATAGCAGTTTTAATAACAATGTTTTTTACCCGCATAAAGTGGTTTTGGAGGACTTAA
- a CDS encoding AraC family transcriptional regulator produces the protein MKLKDGFKGQRAIVMPETIVNTMEHNPLTSPLYITDIGYYPNAESHFRERKEGISQYIFIYCVKGKGWFSINGVTKNINENQFFILPAGIPHAYGSDETEPWTIYWIHFKGYNAQFCLEEQQVYPKNIIPGEHSRIEYRNQLFEKIYSTLGMGYSMEHLQYASMCLHYYMASLMYINIFRDDTFSENSTREKDLANSAIHFMRENIEKKIMVEDIAHELHLSTSYFSTQFQKSTGFTPIAYLNNLRIQEACQYLDFTDMKINQLCHKIGYDDAYYFSRIFTKIMGISPKEYKKRKKG, from the coding sequence ATGAAACTAAAAGATGGCTTCAAAGGACAGCGGGCTATTGTTATGCCAGAAACAATAGTGAATACAATGGAACATAATCCGCTTACTTCTCCACTGTATATTACAGATATAGGTTATTATCCCAATGCAGAATCTCACTTCCGAGAACGCAAAGAAGGAATTTCACAGTATATTTTTATTTATTGCGTAAAAGGAAAAGGTTGGTTCAGCATTAATGGAGTAACTAAAAACATAAATGAAAATCAGTTCTTCATTCTTCCGGCTGGCATCCCGCATGCATACGGAAGTGACGAAACTGAACCGTGGACTATTTACTGGATTCATTTTAAAGGATACAATGCTCAGTTTTGTTTGGAAGAACAACAAGTCTATCCTAAAAATATAATTCCCGGAGAGCATTCCCGAATAGAGTATCGCAATCAGTTATTCGAGAAAATATATTCTACTCTTGGAATGGGATACAGTATGGAGCATCTTCAATATGCAAGTATGTGCCTACATTATTATATGGCTTCGCTTATGTATATTAATATATTTCGTGACGATACTTTCAGCGAAAATAGTACCAGAGAAAAAGATCTGGCGAATTCCGCTATCCATTTTATGAGGGAAAATATAGAAAAGAAAATAATGGTGGAAGATATTGCCCATGAGTTACATCTGTCAACCTCTTATTTTTCCACTCAATTTCAAAAATCTACCGGATTTACTCCTATTGCTTACTTAAACAATCTACGAATTCAGGAAGCCTGCCAGTATTTGGACTTTACGGATATGAAGATAAATCAGCTTTGCCATAAGATAGGCTATGATGACGCATATTATTTTAGCCGGATATTTACCAAAATAATGGGAATTTCACCTAAAGAATATAAGAAGAGGAAGAAGGGATAA
- a CDS encoding sugar porter family MFS transporter codes for MEHYNKSFIYFICLVSAMGGLLFGYDWVVIGGAKPFYEVYFNIVDSPSMQGWAMSVALLGCLIGATLAGMMADKYGRKKLLIASALIFLVSSYGTGAAMSFTVFLIARFFGGIGIGIASNLSPMYIAEIAPYQVRGKLVSLNQLTIVLGILGAQIANWLIADKVPAGFTTSQILGSWNGQMGWRWMFWATAFPAAAFFLLMFIIPESPRWLSLKGRREQALSVFRKIGGEEYAQTELASMAETSADEEKVTIKQLFRRPLSKVVIIGIVIAVFQQWCGTNVIFNYAQEIFQSAGYSLNDVLFNIVVTGIANVVFTFVAIHTVDRLGRRALMMIGAGGLAGIYLILGTCYFFQVSGWFMVVLVVMAIGCYAMSLGPVTWVLLSEIFPNRVRGMAMAAATVALWIGCFTLTYTFPLLNSVLGSSGTFWIYSLICASGFIFIYRVLPETKGKSLEELEKELIHK; via the coding sequence ATGGAACACTACAACAAAAGTTTTATTTATTTTATTTGTCTGGTTTCTGCTATGGGAGGATTACTTTTTGGGTATGACTGGGTAGTAATCGGTGGAGCCAAACCTTTTTATGAGGTATATTTTAATATCGTTGATTCTCCTTCAATGCAAGGCTGGGCTATGAGCGTTGCATTGCTTGGATGTTTAATTGGCGCAACTCTTGCAGGTATGATGGCTGATAAGTATGGTCGTAAAAAACTACTTATTGCATCTGCCTTGATATTTCTTGTTTCATCTTATGGTACAGGTGCTGCAATGTCATTTACAGTTTTTCTGATAGCACGCTTTTTCGGAGGAATAGGAATTGGTATTGCATCCAATCTTTCTCCAATGTATATTGCCGAAATTGCTCCTTATCAGGTACGTGGTAAACTGGTTTCACTCAATCAGCTTACTATTGTTCTCGGAATTCTTGGAGCGCAGATTGCCAACTGGCTGATTGCAGATAAAGTTCCTGCCGGTTTTACTACTTCGCAGATTCTTGGCTCATGGAACGGACAGATGGGATGGCGCTGGATGTTCTGGGCAACAGCTTTTCCTGCTGCCGCTTTCTTTTTACTTATGTTTATTATTCCTGAAAGTCCACGATGGTTATCTTTAAAGGGTAGGAGGGAACAAGCTTTGTCTGTCTTTAGAAAGATTGGAGGAGAAGAATATGCCCAAACGGAATTGGCATCGATGGCAGAAACATCTGCTGATGAAGAAAAGGTTACAATAAAACAATTATTCAGACGCCCTTTGAGTAAAGTGGTAATCATAGGAATTGTTATTGCCGTTTTCCAGCAATGGTGTGGAACCAATGTAATCTTTAACTATGCCCAGGAAATATTTCAATCGGCAGGATACAGTCTAAATGATGTTCTCTTTAATATTGTAGTAACCGGCATTGCAAATGTAGTGTTCACTTTTGTAGCTATTCATACCGTAGACAGACTGGGAAGGCGTGCCTTAATGATGATTGGCGCCGGAGGACTGGCAGGTATTTATCTCATTTTGGGAACTTGTTATTTCTTTCAGGTAAGCGGATGGTTTATGGTTGTTCTTGTAGTTATGGCTATTGGCTGTTATGCAATGTCTCTTGGACCAGTAACCTGGGTACTACTTTCTGAAATATTCCCGAATCGTGTTCGTGGAATGGCTATGGCTGCGGCAACTGTTGCCTTATGGATAGGTTGTTTTACGCTTACCTATACTTTCCCTTTGCTAAACTCTGTTCTTGGAAGTAGTGGCACGTTCTGGATTTACTCTCTGATTTGTGCTTCCGGCTTTATCTTTATTTACCGTGTATTACCGGAAACTAAAGGAAAATCTCTTGAAGAACTGGAAAAAGAATTAATCCATAAATAG
- a CDS encoding sugar-binding domain-containing protein, translating to MKKYIILFSFMFIIPCAVMSGASQPKIDLRGVWKFAIDNQDKGVIEQWFSKSLSETVTLPGSMATNGKGFDVTLSTKWTGQIVDSSYYYKPEYAKYRVPGNIKVPFWLQPLKYYVGAAWYQKEVNIPKKWKDKDIRLFLERCHWESRLWIDDKEIGMRNSLGTPHLYDLSKELTPGKHILSICIDNRVKDIDPGINSHSISDHTQTNWNGMIGQLYLEARPKISIQNIQVFPDIQQKRIVAKVRIENSTKKRQKAAITLLATGATTSDSKDFNVDIAAGVDTLLLEYPMGNDVKLWSEFHPNVYQLTATLNIPKKDVKDSFQTSFGMREIRANGTQLEINEKPLFLRGTLECAIFPKTGFPPTQIDEWLRIFRICRSHGLNHVRFHSWCPPQVAFDAADQLGFYLQVECSSWANQSTTIGDGKPFDKYVYEESERMVETFGNHPSFCLMLYGNEPGGKNYTQFLTKFVIYWKNKDSRRIYTTGAGWPNVDENDYQSTPNPRIQAWGEELKSIINGAAPASDYDWNSKIASFKQPVVSHEIGQWCVYPNFKEIAKYDGVLRARNFEIFSETLTENGMKQQADSFLLASGKLQALCYKADIEAALRTRSFGGFQLLDLHDFPGQGTALVGVLDAFWDEKGYISPKEYSRFCNSTVPLARLKKHIYINSDTLSTGIEIAHYGDAPLLACIPTWKISDIYGKVIFSGKLPQTDIPLGNCIPLGEISVPLSSVQKAEKLILEVSAGSFSNSWDIWVYPAQKEKITGVDKIKIVSTLDPATCNYLENGGSVLLSLKKGTLKPEFGGDVKIGFSSIFWNTAWTHGQAPNTLGILCNPEHPALANFPTEYYSNWQWWDAMSHSNAIELNKLSPEIKPIVRAIDDWVTNRPLALLFELKIGKGKLLISGIDLNQDIQNRPEASQLKQSLLHYMAGKQFNPTVSLHASVIQNMITE from the coding sequence ATGAAAAAATATATTATTCTATTCAGTTTCATGTTTATTATTCCATGTGCTGTTATGTCAGGAGCATCTCAACCAAAGATAGATCTTCGTGGTGTATGGAAATTTGCGATAGATAATCAGGATAAAGGAGTTATAGAACAATGGTTCAGTAAATCACTTTCCGAAACAGTAACTCTTCCTGGCTCTATGGCTACAAATGGAAAAGGCTTTGATGTAACGCTCTCTACCAAGTGGACGGGACAAATTGTGGATAGTAGTTATTATTACAAACCGGAATATGCGAAATACCGTGTGCCAGGAAATATAAAAGTCCCTTTTTGGTTACAGCCGCTAAAATACTATGTTGGTGCAGCTTGGTATCAAAAAGAAGTGAATATACCCAAAAAGTGGAAAGATAAAGATATTAGATTATTTCTAGAAAGATGCCATTGGGAAAGTCGCTTATGGATAGATGATAAAGAAATTGGTATGCGCAATTCATTAGGTACACCACATTTATACGATTTATCTAAAGAGCTTACTCCTGGAAAACATATTCTTTCAATTTGCATTGATAATCGTGTAAAAGATATTGATCCGGGTATAAATTCTCATAGTATATCAGATCATACTCAAACCAACTGGAATGGTATGATCGGGCAGCTGTATCTGGAAGCACGTCCAAAGATCTCAATTCAAAATATTCAGGTTTTTCCTGATATTCAGCAAAAGAGAATTGTAGCTAAAGTTAGAATTGAGAATTCAACAAAGAAAAGACAAAAAGCTGCTATCACGCTATTGGCAACAGGTGCAACTACTTCTGATAGTAAAGACTTCAATGTAGATATTGCAGCCGGTGTGGATACCTTGTTATTGGAATACCCTATGGGTAATGATGTAAAACTCTGGAGTGAATTTCATCCTAATGTTTACCAGTTAACAGCAACATTAAACATTCCTAAGAAAGATGTGAAAGATAGCTTCCAAACATCTTTTGGTATGCGTGAAATCAGAGCTAATGGTACACAACTAGAAATCAATGAAAAACCTCTTTTCCTGCGTGGAACACTTGAATGTGCTATTTTCCCGAAAACAGGATTTCCTCCTACTCAAATAGATGAATGGTTGCGTATTTTCAGAATATGTCGCAGTCATGGTTTAAATCACGTACGTTTTCATTCATGGTGCCCGCCTCAGGTTGCTTTCGATGCTGCCGATCAACTGGGATTTTATCTTCAGGTGGAATGTTCATCGTGGGCAAACCAGTCTACTACCATTGGAGATGGCAAACCTTTTGATAAATACGTTTATGAAGAGAGTGAACGGATGGTAGAAACCTTTGGCAATCACCCTTCATTCTGCCTGATGCTTTATGGCAACGAACCGGGTGGGAAAAATTACACTCAATTCCTCACTAAATTTGTTATTTACTGGAAAAATAAAGATTCCAGAAGAATTTATACTACAGGAGCTGGCTGGCCAAACGTAGATGAAAATGATTATCAGAGCACTCCAAATCCCCGTATTCAGGCTTGGGGAGAAGAATTAAAGAGTATAATTAATGGAGCTGCACCCGCTTCAGACTATGATTGGAATTCAAAAATAGCATCATTCAAACAACCGGTAGTTAGCCATGAAATAGGTCAGTGGTGTGTTTATCCAAACTTTAAAGAGATAGCTAAGTACGATGGTGTTTTGCGAGCCCGTAATTTTGAAATATTTAGTGAGACTTTAACAGAAAATGGAATGAAACAGCAAGCTGATAGTTTTCTGTTAGCTTCCGGTAAATTACAAGCGTTGTGTTACAAAGCAGATATTGAAGCTGCTCTCCGTACTCGTAGCTTTGGAGGTTTTCAGTTACTCGATTTACATGATTTCCCGGGTCAAGGAACAGCTTTGGTGGGAGTGCTGGATGCTTTCTGGGATGAAAAAGGATATATCTCTCCTAAAGAATATAGCCGCTTTTGTAATTCAACAGTACCGTTGGCTCGTTTGAAAAAGCATATTTATATAAATAGTGATACGCTTTCTACTGGCATTGAAATTGCTCATTATGGTGATGCTCCACTACTGGCTTGCATTCCTACATGGAAGATCAGTGATATATACGGAAAGGTTATATTTTCGGGTAAGCTTCCACAAACAGACATTCCATTAGGTAATTGCATTCCACTTGGAGAAATCTCTGTACCACTATCTTCTGTTCAAAAAGCAGAAAAACTAATTCTGGAAGTTTCAGCAGGTTCTTTCTCCAACAGCTGGGATATTTGGGTTTATCCGGCTCAGAAGGAGAAAATTACCGGAGTTGATAAAATAAAGATAGTATCTACACTTGACCCTGCAACTTGTAACTATCTTGAAAATGGCGGATCAGTACTTTTGTCTCTCAAGAAAGGAACCTTGAAACCGGAGTTTGGAGGAGATGTAAAAATAGGTTTCTCCAGTATTTTTTGGAATACGGCGTGGACACATGGACAGGCTCCTAATACATTAGGCATTTTGTGTAATCCGGAACATCCTGCATTAGCTAATTTCCCCACCGAATATTACAGTAACTGGCAATGGTGGGATGCTATGAGTCATTCTAATGCTATTGAATTGAATAAGCTTTCTCCGGAAATTAAGCCTATTGTTCGTGCAATAGATGATTGGGTTACAAACAGACCTCTAGCCTTACTTTTTGAATTAAAAATAGGAAAAGGAAAGTTATTGATTTCCGGAATTGACTTAAATCAGGATATACAAAACAGACCTGAGGCTTCGCAACTTAAACAAAGTTTACTGCACTATATGGCAGGAAAGCAATTTAACCCAACAGTTTCATTGCATGCTAGTGTAATTCAAAACATGATAACCGAATAA
- a CDS encoding DUF5107 domain-containing protein: MQVKVWEENIVIPTYEIGKAEKNPIFLEKRVYQGSSGVVYPYPVIEKIADEKVDKTYNAVFLENEYIKIMILPELGGRVQMAYDKIKKRHFIYHNEVIKPALVGLTGPWISGGIEFNWPQHHRPSTFLPVDYCIEEFPDGSVTVWVSEMEQMFHQKGMAGFTLKPGKAYLEIKGRLYNRTPMPQTFLWWANPAVAVNDHYQSVFPPDVNAVFDHGKRDVSTFPIATGTYYKMDYSAGVDISNYKNIPVPTSYMAIKSRFNFVGGYENDTHAGVLHVANHHVSPGKKQWTWGNGDFGQAWDRNLTDNNGPYIELMAGVYTDNQPDFSWLQPYEEKSFVQYFLPYRELGVVKNASKDLLLNIDEVADENVAVKLFATSLQPVTIKLSGKEGVVFAEETTLSPEEVYEKTISMNGNSLKELQLSVFNKQGKEVLNWMPEKEEIKPVPESAKPALSPQDTPSVEQLYLTGLHLEQYRHATYNPTDYYKEALKREPGNVQNNNALGLWYLRRGRFAIAETYLKTAVETQLQRNPNPYDGEPLYNLGLALKYQGRYEEAYDSFYKACWNAAWQDAGYFSCAQISSLQGDLEDALEVVERSLIRNWHNHRARHLKTALLRLAGRKEEALSWIEDSLKIDRFNYGCLFEKFLLTDDKEVLALMTKLMRGASFNYDEIALDYVAAGLYEEAIAVWQEATKVSTTPMTYYYMAWAQSLANREEAVDSFAKAAGHAPEFCFPNRLEAIVALEYAKTNNPADAKAPYYLGNLWYDKRQYDEAIVNWENSESLDPAFATAWRNLSLAYFNKLDKVDEAIACLEKAFALDTTDARILMELDQLYKRLNRPHAERLAFLEKNNSLVLQRDDLYLEQITLLNQLGRYEEAKEMLDKHKFHPWEGGEGKVSAQYQIARVELAKQALKNNDSHKAIALLEECLEYPHHLGEGKLYGAQENDFHYYLGCAYEALGDNEKAVYYCELAKNGITEPAAAIYYNDQKPDKIFYQGLALLKLNRIAEANSRFHRLVSYGEKHLFDQIKMDYFAVSLPDLLIWEDDLTQRNVIHCKYMMALGQFGLGNKEKALDLLDEAALLDPNHQGIMAMKSSIY, translated from the coding sequence ATGCAAGTAAAAGTTTGGGAAGAGAATATTGTAATCCCTACATACGAGATTGGCAAAGCTGAGAAGAACCCTATATTTCTGGAGAAACGTGTTTATCAGGGGAGTAGCGGCGTTGTTTACCCTTACCCTGTTATTGAAAAAATAGCAGACGAGAAAGTTGATAAAACCTATAATGCAGTCTTCCTTGAAAATGAATATATAAAAATAATGATATTGCCAGAGCTAGGAGGACGTGTACAGATGGCTTATGATAAGATTAAGAAACGCCATTTTATCTACCATAACGAGGTGATAAAACCCGCTTTGGTAGGATTGACCGGTCCCTGGATTTCCGGAGGTATTGAGTTTAACTGGCCGCAGCACCACCGCCCAAGTACTTTCCTTCCGGTAGATTACTGCATTGAAGAGTTTCCTGATGGTAGTGTAACCGTTTGGGTGAGCGAAATGGAACAGATGTTTCATCAAAAAGGAATGGCTGGATTTACTTTAAAGCCGGGAAAGGCTTATCTGGAAATCAAAGGACGCTTATATAACCGCACTCCAATGCCACAAACATTCTTATGGTGGGCTAATCCGGCTGTTGCAGTTAATGACCACTACCAAAGTGTTTTTCCACCCGATGTGAATGCTGTGTTCGACCATGGAAAGAGAGATGTATCTACTTTCCCGATAGCAACCGGAACTTATTATAAAATGGACTACTCGGCAGGTGTCGATATCTCCAATTATAAGAATATTCCTGTGCCAACTTCCTATATGGCTATTAAAAGTCGCTTTAATTTTGTGGGTGGTTATGAAAATGATACTCATGCAGGAGTTCTGCATGTCGCCAATCATCATGTATCTCCGGGAAAGAAACAGTGGACATGGGGAAACGGTGATTTTGGCCAGGCGTGGGATCGTAATCTGACAGATAATAACGGCCCGTACATTGAATTGATGGCGGGTGTATATACCGATAACCAACCTGATTTTTCTTGGCTTCAACCTTATGAAGAGAAAAGCTTTGTGCAATATTTCCTTCCTTACCGTGAACTGGGAGTTGTTAAGAATGCCAGCAAAGACTTACTGCTGAATATCGACGAGGTTGCCGATGAAAATGTTGCCGTTAAACTGTTTGCTACATCACTTCAACCTGTTACAATTAAATTGTCGGGAAAAGAAGGAGTTGTGTTTGCAGAAGAAACAACTTTATCTCCGGAAGAGGTATACGAAAAAACTATTTCCATGAATGGTAATTCGCTGAAAGAACTTCAACTGTCAGTATTTAATAAGCAGGGTAAAGAAGTTCTTAACTGGATGCCTGAAAAAGAGGAAATAAAACCGGTACCGGAATCGGCTAAGCCAGCTCTTTCCCCACAAGATACACCATCAGTGGAGCAACTTTATTTAACCGGACTGCATTTGGAACAGTACAGACATGCCACTTACAATCCAACTGATTATTATAAAGAGGCATTGAAGCGTGAACCTGGAAATGTTCAGAATAATAATGCGCTGGGATTATGGTATTTGCGCCGCGGACGTTTTGCTATTGCGGAAACCTACTTAAAAACAGCTGTTGAAACACAATTGCAACGCAATCCAAATCCTTATGATGGCGAACCATTATATAACTTAGGACTGGCTTTGAAGTATCAGGGACGTTACGAGGAAGCTTACGATTCTTTCTATAAGGCTTGCTGGAATGCTGCCTGGCAAGATGCAGGATATTTTAGTTGTGCACAGATTTCATCTCTGCAAGGTGATTTGGAAGATGCTTTGGAGGTAGTAGAAAGAAGTTTGATTCGTAACTGGCACAACCATCGTGCCCGTCATCTAAAGACAGCTTTACTCCGCCTTGCCGGAAGAAAAGAAGAAGCCTTGAGCTGGATTGAGGATTCTTTGAAAATCGACCGTTTTAATTATGGTTGTCTTTTCGAGAAATTCCTGCTCACAGATGATAAGGAAGTCTTGGCTTTAATGACAAAACTGATGCGTGGTGCTTCGTTTAACTATGATGAAATAGCACTCGATTATGTAGCAGCCGGATTATATGAAGAAGCAATAGCGGTGTGGCAGGAAGCAACTAAGGTAAGCACTACACCGATGACATATTACTATATGGCCTGGGCTCAGTCTTTGGCTAATAGAGAGGAAGCTGTGGATAGTTTCGCAAAAGCAGCCGGCCATGCTCCCGAATTTTGTTTTCCAAACCGACTGGAAGCTATCGTAGCTTTGGAATATGCAAAAACGAATAATCCAGCAGATGCTAAAGCACCTTATTACTTAGGTAATTTGTGGTACGATAAACGTCAGTACGATGAGGCTATTGTTAATTGGGAAAATTCAGAATCACTAGATCCTGCTTTCGCAACGGCATGGCGTAACTTATCGCTTGCTTATTTCAATAAACTAGATAAAGTAGATGAGGCTATTGCTTGTCTGGAAAAAGCTTTTGCTTTGGATACTACCGATGCCAGAATTCTAATGGAGCTAGATCAGCTTTATAAACGACTCAACCGTCCGCATGCTGAGCGTCTGGCATTCCTTGAAAAAAATAATTCGTTAGTGCTTCAACGTGACGACCTTTATCTGGAACAGATTACACTTCTTAATCAGTTGGGACGATATGAGGAAGCAAAGGAAATGCTCGATAAGCATAAGTTCCATCCTTGGGAAGGAGGTGAAGGAAAAGTTTCGGCACAATATCAGATAGCTCGAGTTGAACTGGCTAAACAGGCTTTGAAAAATAACGATAGCCATAAAGCAATTGCATTGCTGGAAGAATGCCTTGAATATCCTCATCACTTGGGAGAAGGCAAACTATACGGTGCTCAGGAAAACGATTTCCACTATTATTTGGGATGTGCTTATGAGGCTTTGGGAGATAATGAAAAGGCTGTCTATTACTGTGAACTGGCAAAAAATGGTATTACGGAACCTGCTGCAGCTATTTATTATAACGACCAGAAACCGGATAAGATATTCTATCAGGGACTTGCTCTCCTGAAACTGAATCGTATTGCTGAAGCAAACAGTCGCTTTCACCGCTTGGTAAGTTACGGAGAAAAACATCTTTTTGATCAGATTAAAATGGACTACTTTGCTGTATCTTTACCCGACTTATTGATTTGGGAAGACGATTTAACTCAACGAAATGTTATTCATTGTAAGTATATGATGGCGTTGGGGCAATTCGGATTGGGTAATAAAGAGAAAGCTCTTGATTTGTTGGATGAAGCAGCATTGCTGGATCCTAATCATCAGGGAATTATGGCCATGAAAAGTAGTATTTATTAA